The Macrobrachium nipponense isolate FS-2020 chromosome 7, ASM1510439v2, whole genome shotgun sequence DNA window TTTGGACATTGAAAGACCCACCTACACCAACTTGAACCGTCTCATTGGCCAAATTGTATCCTCAATCACTGCATCTCTTAGGTTTGATGGTGCCCTCAATGTTGACTTAACAGAGTTCCAGACCAACCTGGTGCCTTATCCCAGAATCCACTTCCCCCTCGTAACTTACGCTCCAGTTATTTCAGCTGAGAAGGCTTACCATGAACAACTGTCTGTATCAGAGATTACAAATGCCTGTTTCGAGCCTGCTAACCAGATGGTGAAATGTGATCCTCGCCACGGCAAGTATATGGCCTGTTGTCTGCTGTACCGTGGTGATGTTGTACCAAAGGATGTCAATGCTGCCATTGCAACAATCAAAACAAAGCGTTCAATCCAGTTTGTAGACTGGTGTCCAACTGGTTTCAAGGTTGGTATCAACTACCAGCCTCCAactgttgtgccaggtggtgaTTTGGCCAAGGTGTCAAGGGCTGTGTGCATGTTGTCTAACACCACTGCCATTGCTGAGGCTTGGGCCAGATTGGATCATAAGTTTGACTTGATGTATGCCAAGCGTGCCTTTGTCCACTGGTATGTTGGAGAGGGTATGGAAGAGGGAGAGTTCACCGAAGCCCGTGAAGATCTTGCAGCTTTGGAGAAGGATTATGAGGAAGTTGGTGTTGATTCTGCTGATGCAGAAGGTGAAGCTGAAGGTGACGAATACTAGAAAGTATATTTATTCCTTCCTTGTCTGTCTTTTTTTACATTAACTTTTTGTTAATCTATTCATGTGAAGGATAATTATCTTGGTTTCTCAAGAGATTGGTCCTCAAAAAATCTCATTCCAGGCAACCTATGTGAGttacgaaaattttattttattttttcacagttaataaatttcaaaaatctACTAGCTTTTCCTATTCACCTTATTTCTTGAgaaaatttatatagataaagGTTAAAAAATAGATATTGGTGTGATTAAGGCTCtacatttttagatatatacTGGTTACTAGTCCTTCAATACTAAATAGTTTAGTCACTCCGTGAGTAATGTTTAGCGTTGTTACTGGAACTAAAGTTACCTAATTTTTTTGAAACCAGTAGAGTTGTCACTAAAGTCACTGATAGTGAGTTGAGGTTGATAACTAATTTTAGTACTTGCAGTAATGGGTTATTTTATTAAGAGTTGAGAGCTGTCCTTTTAAGTCGGTTACATTAAGTTAAGGTTAGTGAAGTAGATTTtaacatttgagggaaaaatttatGTAATTGTCATTCAGTTAATGTAATGCTTCATAGTTTTACAGTTTGAAGATAATTCATGGAATTTTGATCGTTCTGTGTAATTTGTTCCCTTATAGTTGAGTAGAGCTGCTGTTACTCCATACCTCGCAAAAGATTGAAGTAGTTGCTCAGTTCTTTAGTGTACATCATAATGTGTTAAAAAGTGGtcatatgtattttaatattgaaaatgtCCATAGTAATCGAGCTCCATGTTTTGCTTCCTAGAAGGATTAGTATCTTGGCACAAGCTGAATCTAATTCATGGTAGGATAGTTGAAAGGTTAAAAGGCTTGGCTTGTTTACCcaggaaaattaaattttcctAAAAATTTTAGTTTGGCGATGTAATAACCTCTAACTGGAGGATACTCCTGGATAGTACTTTTAAAATGCTGCAGTGTTTGGCATAACTAATGCTTTGTCAATTGTTAGTTTCACAACTTACATGGGCAATACCCAACCCAGTGAGAAGGGGTAAgagatctgtatttctggtgaaaggaGTTCACACTCGATGTGGTTTGAAAGTCGCagaaagccattggtcccgttgctgagtaaccactggttccatgaaactttaaccttaTAAACAACCCATTGAAAGTTACCATCCAGCATCCATTCCCAATTTGTTTTATATCAAAACTTACTATCAATATTCCATCACTTGACACTACCTACTTTGATAGGGACTTAGTATGTAATTAATGTACTAGATTGCtgcttttatacttttatttttaacatcccACTAATATGCACTGGTTTTGTAGACTGGAGGTACTGGGACATCTACTGTATGTACTGGAAAATATAACCATTGAGAAATTGCTTGCAATGACTGGTTAGAACTTTAGTTTCAGTTGCACATGGGCACTGAAATAGTTGTAATAACTCCTCCATTACAAATTCCTGAGAACCATTTTGACTGCCTGTGGTTAGATTCGCCTTAAATGTTTATTAAATGGCTGTATGGTGATAGGAATGTACACCATGAACAGGTCAATCCTTAATATTcgcaaataaaatttattaaatttgttAGTCACAAATTAAGTCAGTTGATTTGTGTTGGTCAATGAGTTCACTCTGAATGTTCTGGGATCACTTACGCCAATGTAGTGGTCATGGTTAAGCCAACGGTACCCTTTTGCTGGGTTATTTCCATCTTCTGGTGCACATGTAAATTAAGGTGTGGTAGAATGGTCCAAGATTAACAACGTAATGTAGGGTCTTTGCATTAGCCCTATCCAATGAGAGAGTTAAATGCTGGAAGTCAGTTTACTATCTAAAATTTCCAGGTCAAGAAGTGAGATTAGCAGGCCAGTTGAAAACTTTTATGGTAATGTTCACTGCAATTGGAGGCTAAAAGGTGATTGTAGTTTTAACAAAACTACCCAGCATCTGATCAACTCATTGGAGTATGGTGATGTAACTGGTGCATGAACACTTGCtttggctgctgctgtgtctaaCTCTTACAACTGAAATGTTTTGTCAGCAGCATACATGCTCTGGCTGTGCCTTACCCTCCAGTACCCATTACATGGCCATTTTTCCTGCATCTCTGCCTGTTACCTTGATGCCTGTGGCTCCTGCTAAGCTGTGCTTACTGTATTTGACTATGGCTGTTCCTCATGCTTGTGATGCTTGTTATCCCTTCAACTCATGGTCCATGTTATTATGGCTACACCTTCATCTTTGTTGAGATACCTGCTGTGCTGCTTACAGCTAAGTACTATCCTGATGGCTGCTCTGTTACCTCTTCTGTTAGATGCTGGTGGAGGAGGATGCCATTGCATACTGGTCCCATGTCTGCTAGTCCTGGCAGTAGTGTATACTGTGCAAGGGAGAATGTCCAACCTCGCTATTACATCTTGGTGTAACCGTttagttttctcccagttccaccttcatACCACTGTACTGTATGTCATCTATTTTCAGGATATATATTTTGCTGCCCAACTACTCCAACCCACCTTTTTGTGTTTACTGCTGAATAGCTGAAGGTGGCCCAGTTCTTTGTTTATTAGCCAGGATTTCATGATTCACTCACTTGGCTGCCTTACAATTATCTGCCCTTCCAAACCTATCTATGAAGATTGTTCTCCTTTGCTTTTGTGTCTTCAAGGAGGGTCTGTGAACTAAGTTACACCTGTTAGTGTTTATTCGTGAGTAGGTTTGTCTTTTGCTCTGGACTTTGTTGTAAGAATCCAGGCAGCCCGCAATTAGGACTGCACCACTGCTGCTGATGCTTTGGCCTCGTATTTTACCACATGATGAGAATGCTGTTCTTTGCAGTTTGTGTCATCTGTCAGCCTCTTAGGAGATGACTTCAGACTTTTCATGTGACAGGTCAGCGTAGGAAGCAAGTCTGAGAGCATTGTATTGTTCAGTTTAAGTAATGTAATTCTTTGTGCAGATGTTTCAGAAAAAGAAGCTGGTCAAGTAAAAGTGACTTCATGATATTCAAGTCCTTCTTTGGCCTTTAATAACAGACATATGGGCATTTCAGTTATCTTGAATGCAAGTACAGTACATGCTAGTGTCAGTCTACATCTTATCCCTTTCATTTAAGAGATGTGGTACAAAAAGGGGTGTTTGCTGTGATGGGACAAGTTTTACTTATTCTGAAAGATACAGCAGTCTTCATCTGCCTCTTTCCAATCATCCGTATTCAGCAGTGGAAATGTAGTCTTTCGAGGTCACAAGCTTCTATGTTAGGGGTGTGAAACTCGAATCCTTTCGAGGGGcaattatgcacttggttatggtctcaagggccatcaaagatttggtaattacttgTTCCTTATGACTCattaagatttgcaataaaagaaCCTTATTGCCAGtcattaaatatgaaataaatgaataaattgtcatatgaatgaaaggtaaaacttagTCTCATTATGTCTCGTTTTAACAGCttagtaactttagttaaatttCCTCAGTTCTAAGAGTTACAGTAGCGCGcaagttgaaaaatctcttggtACCTCGCGGGCCACTTAGGCCATCCCGCAGGCCACATTTGGCCCGCgggccatgagtttgacaccTCTGTTCTGTGACAtctgttttgcaacttttactacTGGAAGTAACTCTTGACGCCGCCTGAGCATAGGTCTATTTATGCATTTACCATGAACTTCCTGTACTTACTGGATTCTTGCCATATAGTCGGGGACCTCAATTTCTCGACCTCCCTCCTAAATTCAGGCATTATATGATTGATGGGTTTGTGATTAATATTAAAAATCCATACAGAAGAGTTGAGAGCAATCAATTATGCATGCAGCCCAAGTGTATCCGAAACCACCCTTCTCATAGTATGAGTAAACTGGATACATAACAGCCAGACGAAAGGGTGAGGGATtgacaattattgaaaagtgcattttttaaaaactaaagtACCCATAGTCAAACTAGCccaacaaattaaaataatttttaacttcTAGGGCAGGTCAAGAAACATTCCAAACCACGCTATCGGGCATTATTCTGATCGATAGGTTTGAGtgcttcatataaaaaaaaaaaaaaaaaaaactattctatatattcttattGCAGCTGCTAGTACGCATCAGTGTCCAATAGGGCATTGGGGTTTATGGACATATCCAGCTACACGTGCATAACAtgcatatataagaaaaatgtaattCAGATTTCTTGCTCTTCTGCATCAGCTGTAATTCTTAGATGCTACCAGTAAACCTTCCTATCGTTTATGGTCATGGATTATGCTTAGAGGGAAGCCCTTCCCATACCCAGCATCCTTTTTTTGTTTACAGGTCAAGTTCTTTCAGTCTGCAACAGCTTGGTCTCATAAAGGTACTGCCTACACAAGAttagaaaaatattcatacttcAGATTTCTAGCAGCTATGATTGCAGCCCATTTATCATcagctgtaagaaaaaaaatactagctCCAGCATACTAATAGTTTATCCACGAGTGATTTTATTGCATTATGCAACACCTGAGACTTATAGAGAGCGCAGTCTTCACATTGCCATCGTATCTACATATGGCAGTATGGCTCCAATCATCTGTAGAGAAAACAGggtaaaaatgtttcataaaaatataagcaggaaaaaggattttgacggtGAAATAAACATGGGAAACAATCTGATATCTGCCAGTGTAAGGTTCTTTAGTTTAATCTTTCATACACGCTTGAAAGTGTGTACAGAACCACAAGTAAGACTGTATTAAAATTGATATATACAAGGGTACTGTATACATACTACTTTGGGAGCTCACAGATAGACCAACCCAGCAatgattttatctattttatgttattGATACAAAATCTGCTCAGGATGAGACATACTGAATAAACGCCAAACATTTATGGAAGAAACTAGGCCTATACTAAAATCTGCGATAGATATTTGAAAAAGACAACGAAGACAACAAAAACGAACGAAAATCTGTATTG harbors:
- the LOC135217060 gene encoding tubulin alpha-3 chain isoform X3, coding for MRECISVHVGQAGTQMGNACWELYCLEHGIQPDGQMPSDKTIGGGDDSFNTFFSETGSGKHVPRAVFVDLEPTVIDEIRTGVYRQLFHPEQLITGKEDAANNYARGHYTIGKEIVDLVLDRIRKLADNCTGLQGFLIFHSFGGGTGSGFTSLLMERLSVDYGKKSKLEFAIYPAPQVATAVVEPYNSILTTHTTLEHSDCAFMVDNEAIYDICRRNLDIERPTYTNLNRLIGQIVSSITASLRFDGALNVDLTEFQTNLVPYPRIHFPLVTYAPVISAEKAYHEQLSVSEITNACFEPANQMVKCDPRHGKYMACCLLYRGDVVPKDVNAAIATIKTKRSIQFVDWCPTGFKVGINYQPPTVVPGGDLAKVSRAVCMLSNTTAIAEAWARLDHKFDLMYAKRAFVHWYVGEGMEEGEFTEAREDLAALEKDYEEVGVDSADAEGEAEGDEY
- the LOC135217060 gene encoding tubulin alpha-3 chain isoform X1; its protein translation is MNSHGRECISVHVGQAGTQMGNACWELYCLEHGIQPDGQMPSDKTIGGGDDSFNTFFSETGSGKHVPRAVFVDLEPTVIDEIRTGVYRQLFHPEQLITGKEDAANNYARGHYTIGKEIVDLVLDRIRKLADNCTGLQGFLIFHSFGGGTGSGFTSLLMERLSVDYGKKSKLEFAIYPAPQVATAVVEPYNSILTTHTTLEHSDCAFMVDNEAIYDICRRNLDIERPTYTNLNRLIGQIVSSITASLRFDGALNVDLTEFQTNLVPYPRIHFPLVTYAPVISAEKAYHEQLSVSEITNACFEPANQMVKCDPRHGKYMACCLLYRGDVVPKDVNAAIATIKTKRSIQFVDWCPTGFKVGINYQPPTVVPGGDLAKVSRAVCMLSNTTAIAEAWARLDHKFDLMYAKRAFVHWYVGEGMEEGEFTEAREDLAALEKDYEEVGVDSADAEGEAEGDEY
- the LOC135217060 gene encoding tubulin alpha-3 chain isoform X2, translating into MVRRECISVHVGQAGTQMGNACWELYCLEHGIQPDGQMPSDKTIGGGDDSFNTFFSETGSGKHVPRAVFVDLEPTVIDEIRTGVYRQLFHPEQLITGKEDAANNYARGHYTIGKEIVDLVLDRIRKLADNCTGLQGFLIFHSFGGGTGSGFTSLLMERLSVDYGKKSKLEFAIYPAPQVATAVVEPYNSILTTHTTLEHSDCAFMVDNEAIYDICRRNLDIERPTYTNLNRLIGQIVSSITASLRFDGALNVDLTEFQTNLVPYPRIHFPLVTYAPVISAEKAYHEQLSVSEITNACFEPANQMVKCDPRHGKYMACCLLYRGDVVPKDVNAAIATIKTKRSIQFVDWCPTGFKVGINYQPPTVVPGGDLAKVSRAVCMLSNTTAIAEAWARLDHKFDLMYAKRAFVHWYVGEGMEEGEFTEAREDLAALEKDYEEVGVDSADAEGEAEGDEY